One genomic region from Nilaparvata lugens isolate BPH chromosome 3, ASM1435652v1, whole genome shotgun sequence encodes:
- the LOC111058076 gene encoding uncharacterized protein LOC111058076, whose translation MVRLSKKTVLTSITDKKYAPFVVSKSINTSHNIEIALQETKSLALIKNKRNKPSFGFKICQKEFENSYNSKKCLSTDEKELKQIILIESDEALITYSCQEKSYKCPFLTPLKLKKREVYSENENGMLLQQNRYLNGDDWNILDTISSPRPIEKGVFETANNPCNLEKVWAEFMYNFEDEALINSKLCSCILRKQKKLRTKSMEDNFQECSSIGSSLVSVPALDRYWKIKEIYKRASFNERKHTGIDKYEETRARDLPQDLLNHSKSEQLKRCMCEIKQLHDSLKNKM comes from the exons ATGGTGAGGCTGAGCAAGAAAACCGTTCTTACAAGTATTACCGATAAAAAGTATGCACCCTTTGTAGTTAGCAAATCAATTAATACCAGTCATAATATAGAAATCGCATTGCAAGAAACGAAATCTCTTGCACTTATAAAAAATAAGCGTAATAAACCATCTTTTGGCTTCAAAATATGCCAGAAAGAATTTGAAAACAGCTATAATTCTAAAAAATGTTTATCAACTGATGAGAAGGAgcttaaacaaataatattgatcgAGAGTGACGAAGCTTTAATTACATATTCATGTCAAGAAAAAAGCTATAAATGTCCTTTTTTGACACCCCTGAAACTAAAGAAAAGAGAAGTGTATTCAGAAAATGAAAATGGGATGCTACTTCAACAAAATAGGTATTTAAATGGTGATGACTGGAATATTCTCGATACAATTAGTTCACCTAGGCCTATAGAAAAAGGAGTTTTTGAAACTGCAAATAATCCTTGTAATTTGGAAAAAGTATGGGCTGAGTTTATGTATAATTTTGAAGATGAAgcattgataaattcaaaattatgcTCTTGTATTTTACGTAAACAGAAAAAGTTGAGGACGAAATCGATGGAAGATAATTTTCAAGAATGCAGTTCTATTGGATCTTCATTAGTATCAGT GCCAGCACTAGACAGATATTGGAAAATTAAAGAAATTTATAAAAGAGCTTCCTTTAATGAG AGGAAACATACTGGAATTGATAAATATGAGGAGACACGCGCACGGGACTTGCCGCAGGACTTATTGAATCACTCGAAATCTGAACAGTTAAAACGGTGCATGTGTGAAATAAAGCAGCTGCATGATTCACTCAAGAATAAAATGTga